In Ilumatobacter fluminis, the following proteins share a genomic window:
- a CDS encoding aspartate aminotransferase family protein has protein sequence MSSHDELVSKAKQITEREMASYAERTKASQAATERARKVMPAGVPSSFQAYDPWPVVVKHAAGFTMVDVDDNSYVDYDMGFGALFAGHMNPAVHKAVSEQLADGTLYVTPCELNAEVGEILADRYGFPMWRPTNSGTEATMDAIRLARGVTGREKLVKVEGGYHGHHDEVMISNKPGLDEAGPADAPHSVPQSGGITQGTIDDVIVIPYNDPEALDRALAAGDVACFIVEPVMENIGICLPDEGYLQAVRDICDKHGTLLIFDEVKTGITAGYGGATNQLGVRPDLITLAKSIGGGFPVGAFGGKAEYMNYITDGTVLHLGTYNGNPLVMAAVKATLTEACTKPIVEETVARNGRLVDACQAIIDRSGIPAHTVRFGAKGCITWSASPVRNYRDYKATDFDLAFAQWIHGINRGVLLPPGLDEQWLISVMHDDDAAMRYATVFDEFVQELVG, from the coding sequence GCCGGTGTGCCGTCGAGCTTCCAGGCGTACGACCCGTGGCCGGTCGTGGTGAAGCACGCCGCCGGTTTCACGATGGTCGACGTCGACGACAACAGCTACGTCGACTACGACATGGGGTTCGGTGCGCTGTTCGCCGGTCACATGAACCCGGCGGTCCACAAGGCCGTCAGCGAACAGCTCGCCGACGGAACCCTGTACGTCACGCCGTGCGAACTCAACGCCGAAGTCGGCGAGATCCTCGCCGACCGGTACGGGTTCCCGATGTGGCGGCCCACCAACTCGGGAACCGAGGCGACGATGGACGCCATCCGTCTCGCTCGCGGCGTCACCGGACGCGAGAAGCTGGTCAAGGTCGAAGGCGGCTACCACGGCCACCACGACGAGGTGATGATCTCGAACAAGCCGGGTCTCGACGAGGCCGGGCCGGCCGACGCACCGCACTCGGTGCCCCAGTCGGGCGGCATCACGCAGGGCACGATCGACGACGTCATCGTGATCCCCTACAACGACCCCGAGGCACTCGATCGTGCGCTGGCGGCGGGCGACGTGGCGTGCTTCATCGTCGAGCCGGTCATGGAGAACATCGGCATCTGCTTGCCCGACGAGGGCTACCTGCAGGCCGTCCGCGACATCTGCGACAAGCACGGCACCCTCCTGATCTTCGACGAGGTCAAGACCGGCATCACCGCCGGCTACGGCGGCGCCACGAACCAGCTCGGGGTTCGTCCCGACCTGATCACCCTCGCCAAGTCGATCGGCGGCGGCTTCCCCGTCGGAGCGTTCGGCGGCAAGGCCGAGTACATGAACTACATCACCGACGGCACGGTGCTGCACCTCGGCACCTACAACGGCAACCCGCTCGTGATGGCCGCCGTCAAGGCCACGCTGACCGAGGCGTGCACCAAGCCGATCGTGGAGGAGACCGTCGCCCGCAATGGCCGACTGGTCGATGCCTGCCAGGCGATCATCGACCGCTCCGGCATCCCGGCCCACACGGTGCGGTTCGGTGCGAAGGGCTGCATCACGTGGTCGGCGTCGCCGGTTCGCAACTACCGCGACTACAAGGCGACCGACTTCGACCTGGCGTTCGCCCAGTGGATCCACGGCATCAACCGTGGCGTGCTCTTGCCGCCCGGTCTCGACGAGCAGTGGCTGATCTCGGTCATGCACGACGACGACGCCGCGATGCGCTACGCCACCGTCTTCGACGAGTTCGTCCAAGAACTCGTCGGCTGA
- a CDS encoding ABC transporter ATP-binding protein: protein MSVISTAGLTMQFGSHRALDALDVDVPNGITGLVGANGAGKTTLMSILLGLRRATSGTATVLGLDPSTQGAELRALVGYGPERNVLPEDMPASDFVKHLAEVRGLPSDEARSRASDALWLVGLGEERFRALGSMSTGQRQRVKLAQAIAADPRLIFLDEPTDGLDPVQRDEMLALIRQISAEYSIDVVLSSHLLEEVERICDNVVALDAGTLVASGPLAQLVGDDEGVVLEIVEVADRPGAIEQVSASLTGAGFVVRPLGVGTVEVIGPDVDLVADGVRDALAASGARLGKVVRRRRRLEDLFHIAAEVSS, encoded by the coding sequence GTGAGTGTGATTTCCACCGCCGGGCTGACAATGCAGTTCGGCTCGCATCGGGCGCTCGACGCCCTCGACGTCGACGTGCCGAACGGCATCACCGGCCTGGTCGGTGCCAACGGCGCCGGCAAGACCACCCTGATGTCGATCCTGCTCGGATTGCGCCGCGCCACGTCCGGCACGGCGACCGTGCTCGGCCTCGATCCGTCGACGCAGGGCGCCGAACTCCGTGCCCTCGTCGGCTACGGCCCCGAGCGCAACGTCCTGCCCGAAGACATGCCGGCGTCCGACTTCGTCAAGCACCTCGCCGAGGTGCGCGGTCTCCCGAGCGACGAGGCCCGCAGTCGGGCCAGTGACGCACTGTGGCTGGTCGGCCTCGGCGAAGAACGGTTCCGTGCCCTCGGCTCGATGTCGACCGGGCAACGGCAGCGCGTCAAGCTCGCCCAGGCGATCGCCGCCGATCCGCGTCTGATCTTCCTCGACGAACCGACCGACGGGCTCGACCCGGTGCAGCGCGACGAGATGCTCGCCCTGATCCGCCAGATCAGTGCCGAGTACTCGATCGACGTCGTGCTCTCGTCGCACCTGCTCGAAGAAGTCGAGCGGATCTGCGACAACGTCGTGGCGCTCGACGCCGGCACGCTGGTCGCGAGCGGCCCGCTCGCCCAGCTCGTCGGCGACGACGAGGGCGTCGTGCTCGAGATCGTCGAGGTCGCCGACCGGCCCGGTGCGATCGAGCAGGTCTCGGCCAGCCTCACCGGCGCCGGCTTCGTCGTCCGGCCGCTCGGGGTCGGCACGGTCGAGGTGATCGGTCCCGACGTCGACCTGGTCGCCGACGGAGTCCGCGATGCGCTCGCTGCGAGCGGCGCCCGTCTCGGCAAGGTCGTCAGACGGCGCCGCCGACTCGAAGACCTGTTCCACATCGCAGCAGAGGTGTCGTCATGA